A region of the Dyadobacter sp. CECT 9275 genome:
ATCCGTATCATTCCACTGGATGGTACCTCCGCGGATCTTCTGATAATAAGCAGCCTCCTTGTCTCCGATCTTCCAGCGGCAAACATCAAACCACCAGTTGAATTCACCAAAGAATTCGGCCCATCTTTCATATTTCAGCGGGTCATTTTTCAGGACATTGTCCGGTGCCTTGGTGAGGTCGGTGAGGCTTTTATAATCCACAGGTGAGGGAGCGTCCACAGGGTAATTGTAAGCACGTCTTTTCACTTTGTTGATATACTCCAAAGCAGTTGCGTTATCTCCGGAATGCGTCAGGGTTTCGGCATACAGGAGGTATATATCAGCCAGTCGTAACCAAAGGATATTAGATCCGTTTGCTCTGTTGATTTCCAGTTCCGTTCCTGCCAGGTTGATATATTTCCTGAAACTCCACGCTTCCATACCCAGCTCAGTAATATCCAGATAATGTGATATTGGTTTTTTAGCACCAGCCACCACCATGGAGTCCACATAAGGCTGCAGGCAGGCCACCCATAACCTTGGATCAACGGTTTTGGCAGATCTGGCGGCTATGGAGTTGTTTACATAAGACTTGTCCACATTGCTGATAGACGCGGATGTTGTTCCTGTCGGGAAATAATGCCCCTGGCTAAAACCGAAGCGCTCGATATTTTTGGCATGAGGGAATACGTTAGACCATGCTGAGGCAATGGGCGTCCCGGTTGCGCCTACATACGAAGGGGAGATCAGGGTACCTATCATAGAGCCCATAGACAGGTCGGTTGCGCCGGCATAGGTCATGTCTACGTTCAGGTTCAGTTCAAAAAGTGACTCCGAATTAAACTCATTCTGTCCGTTGAACATGGTTTTATAGGTATCAAACGGTACGAGCGACTTACCGCTGCTGCTAATAACACCGCTCAGATACGTTTTAGCATTTGCCCAATCCTGCGTGTACACATAAGCTTTCCCTAAAAATCCTTTTACTGCCCACTCGTTTACCTTGTGCTTTTCAGTTGCGGCGGTCCAGGTTTTTCCGGCGAGCAATGTTTCTGCGGCCTTAAGATCGCTGATAATGAAATCCCAGTTCTCTTTCACCGTTGCACGAGTTACCTGAGTTTGGGTCAAATCGACCGCTACGTCCGTCACGATGGGCACTCCCATTTTTTCTCCGCCTGCACCATTCACGATAAAACTCTCTCCCCAAAAATTTACCAGATAGGAATAATACCAGGCCCTGAGGAACAACGTCTGCCCTTTTATAAGCTGTATATTGGCCAGGTCTGTTTGAGAAGCTGTTTTACTTACCTGTTCTATCCCATCCAGCAAAGTGTTACAGCGCTGTACACCGCGCCAGAGGTCGGGCCAGATCTGTACCAGAAAGTTATCACTTGGAAGCGCATTGTTTTGTCCCATCTGTATCCAGTTGGGTGAGCCTTGCCAGCTAAGGTCACAGGTATGATCCCACAGATAGGTACTGTAGGGGCCCATAGCGCGGCCAAAAATTCCGCCGGCGTGCTGCGTGGCATAAACGCCAGTCAGCAATTGCTCAAGATCGGAAACTGTTTTCGGGTAGCTGCTGGTAGAAATTGCCAGCGGATTGTCAACATCGACAAAATCATCACTGCAGGAAACCATTCCCAATATCACTGTTGCACAAAGCGACAATTTTAATAATATATTCATGATCAGAATAATTTTGATTTTAGAAACTCAGATTAAGACCCATGGATAACAACATGTTCCGGGGATAGGAAAAGATGGTATCAATTCCCCTGGCTGTGGTGCCGTTCCGTCCGAGAACCTCAGGGTCAAGTCCTGAGTATTTGGTAAACGTCAGCAGATTTTGCCCCTGCACGTAAACTTTCAGATCCGAAATCTTCAGAGCGCTGGTAATCTTGTTCGGTATGGTATACCCTATCTGGATATTTCTTAATTTCAGAAAAGACCCATCCTCTACGAAATAATCAGATATACGGCCATAGTTAGAATTGGGATCCCGTGCAAATGTGCCTGAAGCGTTCATAACACCTACCCTCGGGCTGCTGGTCAATCCGTTTCCGTTAAAAAACGACGCATTAAAAATGTCTTTCGTCGTATTGTAGTCTCCGTACAGATATTCGGTATAGTATTTGTTCCCGTTATAAACGTCCACATTTTTAATCCCCTGGAACAGTGCTGTTAATTCAAGCCCCTTCCAGCCCAGATTGAGCGTGAGTCCGTAGGTAAGCTTGGGCCATGGATTTCCGATAAATACCTTGTCGGCTGTGGTGATCCGGCCATCACCATTGGTATCTCTGAATTTCAGGTCACCTGCTGCGGTTCCGGAGTTCTGGAAAAACACACTGGTAGATCCCGCCTGCTGCTGAGCCTTTTCATTCAGGCTCGCCACCTCTGCATCCGATTGGAAAAGCCCGTCGACCTGGTACCCGAAAAACTGGCTCATAGGGTGCCCAACCTGCGTACGTCCTGCGTTTCCATCCAGGTCATTACCTGCTGCACCGTCGCTGATCGGATTATTGTTATTGCCATCCAGCTGTTTCACCAGATTTTTATTGAATGAAGCGTTGGCTCCGATTGCATAGGTAAATGCTCCTTTTCTTCCGCGGTAATCTACCGCAAGTTCAAGGCCCTTGTTGCTCATCTGACCGATATTGGTAAAGACGGAGGTACTTCCAAAGCCAGCCGACAAAGCAACCGGAACCTGGTAGATCATCCCCTGAGTCTGACGGCTATACCAGTCAATGGTTATGTTCAGGGCATTTTTAAGCAGCCCGATGTCCAGTCCAAGATCGGTTTGAAGTACCGATTCCCACTTGATATTCTGATTGGCCAGCTGTGCCGTCAAGGCATATCCTTTTGACCGGCTGCCATCTGGAAGTCCCTGTGAATTGGTACCGCCCGTTCCGCCGTAGGACGACTGATAGGTATACTGAGGAATATTACTGGTACTGCCAAGTTTACCGTAACTGGCCCTTAGTTTCAAGTTGGAGATATAGGTAAAATTATCCCGTATGAAAGCCTCTTCGTTGATTTTCCACCCCACCGAAGCCGATGGAAAAATACCCCATTTGTTGCTTGGACCAAAACGATCAGAACCATCCCGGCGGATCGTTGCGGTGATGAGGTACTTATTGGAATAGGTATAGTTGATCCTGCCAAACTGAGATAGCAAACGGGTTTGGGGCAGCTCCGCTCCGCTGGCAACATAACTGGCCGGGTTGGTAGACAATCCAAGGTTATAAGTAACATACGGAAAGCCCTGTGCCTCACCGTGTAACGTACTGCGGTCCGACTTATAGGCTTCGTAACCCGCCATCACCTTGAAATCATGCTGCCCGAAAACCTTACTGTAGGTCAGCACCAGGTTGGCCGTAAAATTGCGCTGGCTGTTGATATCACGACTGAGGAAAGCAATCCGGTTGGCGACGATACCATAGTCAAAAGCTTCATTAAATCTTTGATTTTTTTCACTGAATACTGATGCCCCAAAAGTAGAACGAAAGTTAAGACCTGAAATAATCTCCCAGTCGGCATAGAGGTTACCTTCTACAGCGTAGGTCTGGTTCCGGATGTGATTCTGGTACTCCTGTGCCACCAGATTGGGGCCACCAAAATAACTACCGGTTTTGGCCCATCCGCCGTATTGGTTGCTGGGGTCATAAACGGGAACTACAGGAGCCGACCGAAATGGAAAAGTGGTAGTCTGCGTTGGATTCACATCCGTCATCCAGGCATAGATGGTTTCACCCACCTTAAATTTCGAATTGATCTTAAAGTCCGCATTGGAACGCAGGCCATATCTTTTGAAATAATTATCAATGATGGTTCCTCCTTCTTTCTGATAATTGGCAGACAGGTAATAGTTGGTTTTGGCGGTAGCGCCAGACAGCGACAACGAGTAGCTTTCTTCTTTTCCGTTGGTATAAAGTTGTTTGATCCAGTCATTATCCGGCAGGGTATTAGGATCCCCCCAGCTGTTGGTTGCCACCCCAAAGGCCGTCTTGGCTTTGTAGTAATCTGCGGTATTCAGCAGGCTATACAGATTTCTCACCTGACGTACGCCGTAATAGGCATTGAAGTTAATACTCATTTTGTCGAGCGAGGTTCCCCTTTTGGTGGTAACCAGTACAACTCCTCCCGCGGCCTGGGCTCCATAAATGGCCGCGGCGCTGGCATCTTTCAGAATCTCGATGGATTCTACATCCTGTAAATTGAAATTATTACCTGCAGTCATCCGGATACCATCCACAATGTACAGCGGCGCCATGCCCCCGATAGACCCCACACCTCTGATCACAATGTCGGACGACGAACCCGGTGCGCCGTCATTTCGGGTCACCTGCACGCCCGCTGCCCTTCCCTGCAAAGCTTCTGTCACGCTGCGTACCGGAAGGTTTTTAATATCCTCTGCCTTCACGGAGGATACGGATCCTGTAAGGTCTGACCTTTTCTGGGTACCATACCCCACAACCACTACCTCTTCCAAGGCTTTGTTATCAACTTTGAGTACAATATTAATGGTACTTCTTCTGGCTACGGTCGTTTCCTGGGAGATATACCCTACAAAAGAAAAAATAAGCACCGCATCCGGATCTGTGATGTCAATACTGAACATTCCCTTTTCGTCTGTAGACGTTCCCCTCTGCGTACCTTTCTGAACAATATTCACCCCGGCAAGTACTTCTCCTTTTTCGTCTGTCACCTTGCCCTGCACCGTAATGTCAAACAAAGTTTCGGCATTAATCTTCTGGTGCATTATATTTTTCATGCGCTGCTTCAAGTCCGGATCAGGGAAATAGGGATAAGGTACTTTCACCTCAGCTTCTTCCCTGGCTTTTTGTTCCGGCACTTTTTTCTTTTTCACAATAATGGTTTTATCCACGATGTTGTAAGTCAACGGCTGGCGCGCAAAACAGGCATCCAGCACTTCTCTAAGCGGCGTGTTGCTCACATTGATGTTCACTTTCTCTGCTTTATCCAGCATTTCCAGGTCACAGATGAAAAGATAGCCGGTCTGTTTACGAACAGACTTAAGTACTTCCAGCAGGGTCGCATCTTTTTTTCGCAAAGAAACCTGTTGTGCATAGGAGTTATCGGCCATCACCTGTAACGTCCCTATCAGCAGTAATATCGCGGTTATTCTCATGGTCAGGAATACTTTGCCAAGGTCGACTCGTTTAGCTATGGCATCACAAGTCCGTTTGGAACGGAAAATAATATACGTTCCCAATGGGACAGTTTTGCCCTTGTACACAAATTTCATAGTTTTGTATGCTTGATTAAGTGAATGTTTTGTTGTCCAATGAATCAGAAGATTAATCAGGTATGGGCCGGGTGCGGTCGCAACGCATCCGGTTTTTATGATTAATCCTGTAAACTGTCCTCAGGAAGAATTTACGGGTTTCATATATGCAGGTTCTGGTTTAAAAAATTAATCGGTATTCTTTACGGTAATTTTTCTGTCTTCGATCCGGAACTGAATGCCTCCTGTTAATTCAAGCATTTTAAGTACCTCGGAGACATTGTTCTTTCTGGAGATGGTTCCGGCAAAAGCTTTCCGTTCCACATTTCCCTCATAATGCACGTCCAGATCATACCAGCGCGAAATTTGCCGCATGATCTCCCGGATATTGCCATTAAACTCAAAACGTCCGTCCTTCCAGGCTACCACACTTTCGGTATCCACCATTTTTACAGCGATACTGCGTTCAGCCTGCCCTCCCGACACGCTTGCCTGCTGCCCGGGTGAAAGTATTTTTGTTACATTTCCTTTTTCCACTTTAACTGATCCTTCAAGCAAGGTAGCGTGCATGGCTGGTTCGTCTCCGTATGAGCTTATATTAAAATGTGTACCTAAGACCGTAATTTTCATACATTTTCCCTTCACATTCCTGTCAATCACCTGGACATGGAAAGGCATTTTCTTATTGGGTTCAATCTCGAAATAAACTTCGCCCGTCATTTCCACATCCCGCCCTGAACCACTAAAGACAGTCGGGTACCGCAGGCTAGATCCTGCGTTCAGCCACGCACGGGAGCCATCAGGTAACACCACTTTGTATTGTCCGCCCAGCGGTGTTTTCAGAATATTGTAGGATACAGCCTGTTGATTCCCTGATAATGCGTTATAGCTGATCTCCCCTCTGGACCGGTCAACTTTGACCCCAGGCTGTCCATGCAAGCTTCCGTTTGTTACCGTGGTAAGATCAAGTGTTTCTCCGGTTGCCAGTATCAGGCTCGCTCTGTTACCTCCTGCGGCCACATCCTCGCCATACACGCTTTTCAGCGCAACAACCGGCGCCACTTTTTGTTCCTTATGTCCCAGCCAGCGGTATCCTCCATACACAAGCAGCAAAGCCACCGAAGCGGCAGCAAGTTTTACAATCCAGAGCGGCCTGGATTTTGCAGGAAGGATTTCGTCTCCATCATTTAATTTATCAGGGAAACGATCTCCGGCACTTTTTGCGGTTGCGGAGAAAATGGAGGTTAGTATATCATCTGCGGTTTCCTGCGACAAGCGGTATTCCGACTGGTCGCTGCGGATCAGCTGATCGATCAGCCCGTTGAGTTGCTCACGGTTTTCCTCCAGCAACAGCAAGGACATCAGTTCCTCCTGTTCCTCTTGGGTAATATTTTTTTCGCAATACCGAAAAAACAAATCATCCAGGCGTTGGCTTTGCATAAGTATGAATAAGTTAGGACCCGACCTGTATCAGACCTTCACCCATAAAGACTTTCGTCAAAGTTTTTCGGGGGACAATAAGACTAAAAAAAGTTTTAAAATTAATTAATCAAGAAAAACAGCAGCCAGGAGATAGGATTGTCCAGCCGCAACTTGCTGTATGCACGGATGTGACGTAAGGCTCTGGCCAGATGTGTTTTAACCGTTTCGGAGGAAATACGCAGCATCTTGGCGATCTCGTCTCTTTTTAATTCCTCCTCTTTGCTCAACAGGTAAATTTGTTTTTGCTGCGCCGGCAGTAACTCCACCGCCTGCTGTAGTATCTGTTCCATTTCCTGGTTCAGAATACTGTTGTAGGTCGTATTCTCAGCAGACGGCATTTCCAGCTGAAGATCATCTACCAGCTGCTGCTGGCGTGCCATCCTTTTAAGCGCCGAAAAAACGTGATTGCGGGTCATGATAAACAGGTAATCTTCAAACTCATGAATCCCGGAAAGATTTTCCTTTTTCACCCAAAGTTTCAGGAATATATCCTGTACCACTTCCTCTGCCAGAAACACCGATCCGGTGAGCCGAAGCGCAACGGAATAGATCTTATCCCGGTAACAATGAAACAGTGCCGCGAAAGACTTTTCGCAACCCGATGCTGACAGCGTCAGCAGCTCCGTTTCATTATGTAACGTATCGATTTTCAAAGGAATATAAAACTGCTCCGGGCAAAGGTAATAGGTTACGAGTATAAAATATGAAAATACAGCTATAAAATGTCAATATTTCAAAAAATCTGCAAAAATCCGAGGTTACGAAGACCAAAACAGGACTGATCTTCAACGCGTTATAATAAAGAAAAGCGTGATATGTAAAGTTTTTTACCGCTATTTACCTGCATCTTTCATCAGCCTGCACATTCAGAATAGGAGCCTCACCGGCTTAAAACCCACATTATTTACTCAGAATTTCACTTTCGGTAAAAGGTATTTTTATATTTGCGATATATCCACGTGTACATATCGAAATAGATGAAAAAACTTCTCCCTCTTTTACTGTTTGCCGCCTGCCCTACGGCCTTCGCACAATCACAGCAGGCGGATTCTACCCAGGTCTTGTCGGCCCGTACCTTCCAGTTAGGAGAAGTAACCATATCGGGCATCTCCGGCAAAGACAGCAGCTCTATCCTCTCCTATCAGCGGATCGAAAAATTTAACCGGAACGATCTTTCCAATGCGCTCAACATATTGCCGGGTGTCAGCATCGCCAACGTCGGGCCCCGTAGCGAATCCGTTGTTTATGTGCGCGGTTTTGACCTTCGCCAAGTGCCGGTTTTCATTGACGGCGTACCGGTTTATGTTCCCTATGACGGTTACGTGGACATGGGGCGTTTCACTACTTTCGACCTGGCCGAAATCAATGTTTCCAAAGGATTTGCTTCTATCTTATATGGGGCCAATACCATGGGCGGGGCCATTAACCTGGTATCCCGCAAGCCGGTGAACAAATTTGAAATTAACGGCCGTGCCGGTATTTACAGCGGGGATGGTTACCGATGGAATGTGAATGCGGGTTCCCGGTTCGGCAAATTCTTTTACCAGGCGGGTGCCTCCCAGCTGAAACAAAAGTCTTTTCCTTTGTCAGCAGATTTCAGACCAAGGAAATACCAGCAAACGGAAGACCGTGAGAATGCATACCGTGACGATCTGAAGTTCAGTGCGAAAGCAGGATTTACCCCCAATGCAACAGATGAATATGTCATCGGGTATGTCAATCAAAAAGGAGAAAAAGGGAATCCGCCTTATGTGGGTGACGACTCCAAAATTACTACCCGTTTCTGGAAATGGCCAAAATGGAATAAACAGAGCTTGTACTTTATCTCCAATACGGCCCTGGGAGAAAGAAACAAAGTTAAAACCAGGTTATACTATGATACCTTCGTAAACCAGCTTTTTAGCTACGACGATACCACCTACACCAAGCAAACGAAGGGTTACGCTTTTCGGAGTTTTTATGACGACTACACCCTTGGCGGAAATGCGGAGTATGAGTCAAAAGCTTTAACAAATAATATTTTCCGGGTGAACGTCCAGTATAAGCGGGACATTCACCGTGAACATGACCTGGGCGAACCCGTCCAGTCTTATGTGGATAACACCCTTTCTCTAGGTTTGGAAAACACGTACCAGATCACCCCTTCCCTGGCCGTTATCCCGGGCGTGAGTTACAATATGCGGAACAGTGAAAAGGCACAGGAATACAATGCGACAACAAAGGAAATATCGAATTTTGCTGACAGTAAAAACAATGCGGTCAATGTCCAGGCCGGCATTTTCTGGGATATTAGTACCAGTCATTCATTACGGGGGTCTGTTGCCCGAAAAACGCGCTTTGCAACCATCAAGGACCGTTATTCTTACCGTATGGGCCAAGCCATCCCCAATCCCGACCTGGGAGCTGAAGTGGCCGTCAATTATGACCTGAATTATACCGGAAAACTTGCCGGAAAGGCCAATATCCAGGCCAGCGTATTCAAAAGTGATATTAATGATATCATCCAGCAGGTCGATAACGTACAACCGGGAAGATTCCAGCTACAGAACGCGGGAAAAGCACATTTCTATGGCGCAGAGGCAGGTCTGGATTACCAGATTACGGAAGGCCTTAAAATCGGCTCCAATTATTCGTATATCAAAAGGAAGAATAAAACCAATCCCGCCATTCTTTTCACCAATGTACCGGAACATAAAATTTTCGCTTTCGCCGATTATTCCTTCCTGAAACGTGCCAGCATCATGGCAAGTCTGGAACACAACAGCGATCGTTACAGCACGAGTTACGGAACAAAAGCAAAGGCTTACACACTCGTTAATGCCAAAGCCAGCGTAAAAATTTATAAATTTATCTCAGCGGAAGCAGGCCTCAATAATATCTTTGATACCAACTACACGCTGGTGGAAGGGTTTCCCGAAGCCGGACGCAACTTTTTCATAAACCTGGTTTTTAATCACTTTTAAAGAAGCGGTACTTCGATGAAAAAAGGTTTCAGAACTCTCTTCAGGAAGCACTCAGGCTGGCTGGCTGGCAGCCTGAGTGCTTCCTTTTTTTTGTTTTGCAGCCTTACCCAACCCTTCGAAGAAAAACAGGCAGAACCGTACCCTTTACAGTATCCTGCCAATTTCGGCTCAAGGTTCACCATTCCGGCAGGCAATCCGCTTACCCGTGAAGGTGTATACCTGGGCAGGCTTCTTTTTTACGAAAAAAAACTATCAGCCGGTAACAAGCTTTCCTGTGAAAGTTGCCACCTGCAAAAGCTGGCATTTACGGATGGAAAAGCTTTTAGTACGGGAATTGACAACACGCTTACGGCAAGAAGTGCGATGTCACTGGCCAATTTGCTGTGGGTACGCAATTTCTTCTGGGATGGACGCTCGCCGGGCCTGGAAGAACAGGCCGCTATTCCGCTGACAGACGTTCATGAAATGGGCCAGCCGCTGAGCGAATCTGTCAGAAAATTAAGTACCACCGCTCCCTATCCTGCGTTGTTCAACAGCGCTTTCGGGACCGGAATCATTACGGAAGATCGGATACTGAAAGCACTTGCGCAGTTTGAAAGGACGCTGATCTCGGCTGGCTCGGATTACGACAAATATCTGGAAGGTACCTACACTCCCACCGCACAGCAACTGAGAGGTCTGCAGCTTTTTGAAAACGGACCTGATCCTTCCAGGAATGTCAGAGGTGCCAATTGCGGACACTGCCATGGCGGCCCCAAAACTTTCAAGGAATTGTTCCACAATAACGGACTGGATAGCCTGCCACGCGACATAGGCCGGGAAAAATTCACCGGGCAGCCTGCTGACCGGGCCAGGTTCCGCGTACCGACTTTACGAAATATTATGCTTACGGCCCCGTATATGCACGACGGGCGGTTCACTACCATTGAACAAGTCCTGGACCACTACAGTGAGCATGTTCAGCAGAGTGCAACACTCAGCAGTTTTTTACAGGACATATCCAATGATGCCGGAGGCAAAACCCTGGCTTTGGCACAAAACGAAAAAAAAGATATTATTGCGTTCCTGTCCATGCTGACGGATTCAGCTTTCATTACCAACCCGGCATTTTCCAACCCTCATCCTATTTTAAAACCTCAGTAACATGTCTCGCATAAAAGTATTTCTGCCCTCCAAAGTGCTGACCGTTCTCTCGGTCATTTGTCTGTCACTGCCTGCCCTTGCGCAACAAAAAACAATCCTTACGCTAACCGGTGAAGTGGCTTTAACGCTGAATCTGACGGTCCAGGACCTGGCCGGGTACTCTCAGGTAACCCAGAAAGTGAAGGACCGAGATGGTAAAGAACATGATTTTAAAGGAGTTGCGCTGATTCAGTTGCTACAAAAAGCGGGAGTCACCACCGGGAGTAAATTACGTGGCGAGAACCTTACCAAATACCTGCTGATTTCGGCGGCAGACGGCTACGAAGTGTTGTACGCATTGGCCGAAGCAGATCCCGAGTTCACCGATGAAGGAATACTGCTTGCCACTGAGAAGGATGGAAAACCACTTCCTAACGGGGAAGGACCATTCAGAATCATAGCGCCCCATGATAAAAAACCGGCAAGGTGGATCCGTGAAGTACGTTCTATTAAAGTAGTTTTTGCAAAAAACTAAGGTAGATGCTGTACTGCGAGTACCTGAATTTAAAAAGCTGCCTGGAATAATGACATAAAATAATCCAGGTTGCGGATATGTCCGCGCCTTTTATTCAAATAATGGCTTACTTTACAGCTTACCTAACCCCCTTAATCATCTCTTGCAAAAATGGAAAACAGAAGAGATTTCCTAAAAAAGGCTTCCATATTTACCAGTGCACTTGGCTTGGCAGGCGTGATACCCGATTCCATACAGCGGGCGTTTGCCATCGATCCCGACAAGGGAACTACTTATCTGGATGCCGAACATATTGTTTTTCTGATGCAGGAAAACCGGTCGTTTGACCATGCGCTCGGTACCCTCAAAGGAGTACGCGGCTACAACGATCCCCGGGCCATCAGGTTACCCAATCAATATCCCGTCTGGCTCCAAAGCAACAAAAAAGGTGAAACCTATGCGCCCTTCCGGTTCAATATCAAAGACACCAAAGCTACCTGGATGAGCGACCTCCCCCATGGCTGGCCAGATCAGGTGGATTCCCTCAACAGGGGTAACATGAATGGCTGGCTGGATGCCAAGAGATCCAAGATCAGGGAATATTCCGACATGCCGCTTACAATGGGATACTATACCCGTGAGGACATCCCTTTTTACTATAACCTGGCAGATAGTTTCACGGTCTGCGATTATAATTTCTGTTCCTCACTGACGGGCACAAGCCCTAACCGCTGTTTTTTCTGGACGGGCAAAATCAGGGAAG
Encoded here:
- a CDS encoding RagB/SusD family nutrient uptake outer membrane protein; translation: MNILLKLSLCATVILGMVSCSDDFVDVDNPLAISTSSYPKTVSDLEQLLTGVYATQHAGGIFGRAMGPYSTYLWDHTCDLSWQGSPNWIQMGQNNALPSDNFLVQIWPDLWRGVQRCNTLLDGIEQVSKTASQTDLANIQLIKGQTLFLRAWYYSYLVNFWGESFIVNGAGGEKMGVPIVTDVAVDLTQTQVTRATVKENWDFIISDLKAAETLLAGKTWTAATEKHKVNEWAVKGFLGKAYVYTQDWANAKTYLSGVISSSGKSLVPFDTYKTMFNGQNEFNSESLFELNLNVDMTYAGATDLSMGSMIGTLISPSYVGATGTPIASAWSNVFPHAKNIERFGFSQGHYFPTGTTSASISNVDKSYVNNSIAARSAKTVDPRLWVACLQPYVDSMVVAGAKKPISHYLDITELGMEAWSFRKYINLAGTELEINRANGSNILWLRLADIYLLYAETLTHSGDNATALEYINKVKRRAYNYPVDAPSPVDYKSLTDLTKAPDNVLKNDPLKYERWAEFFGEFNWWFDVCRWKIGDKEAAYYQKIRGGTIQWNDTDYAQPIPINEINANVNMKQNPGY
- a CDS encoding SusC/RagA family TonB-linked outer membrane protein, translated to MKFVYKGKTVPLGTYIIFRSKRTCDAIAKRVDLGKVFLTMRITAILLLIGTLQVMADNSYAQQVSLRKKDATLLEVLKSVRKQTGYLFICDLEMLDKAEKVNINVSNTPLREVLDACFARQPLTYNIVDKTIIVKKKKVPEQKAREEAEVKVPYPYFPDPDLKQRMKNIMHQKINAETLFDITVQGKVTDEKGEVLAGVNIVQKGTQRGTSTDEKGMFSIDITDPDAVLIFSFVGYISQETTVARRSTINIVLKVDNKALEEVVVVGYGTQKRSDLTGSVSSVKAEDIKNLPVRSVTEALQGRAAGVQVTRNDGAPGSSSDIVIRGVGSIGGMAPLYIVDGIRMTAGNNFNLQDVESIEILKDASAAAIYGAQAAGGVVLVTTKRGTSLDKMSINFNAYYGVRQVRNLYSLLNTADYYKAKTAFGVATNSWGDPNTLPDNDWIKQLYTNGKEESYSLSLSGATAKTNYYLSANYQKEGGTIIDNYFKRYGLRSNADFKINSKFKVGETIYAWMTDVNPTQTTTFPFRSAPVVPVYDPSNQYGGWAKTGSYFGGPNLVAQEYQNHIRNQTYAVEGNLYADWEIISGLNFRSTFGASVFSEKNQRFNEAFDYGIVANRIAFLSRDINSQRNFTANLVLTYSKVFGQHDFKVMAGYEAYKSDRSTLHGEAQGFPYVTYNLGLSTNPASYVASGAELPQTRLLSQFGRINYTYSNKYLITATIRRDGSDRFGPSNKWGIFPSASVGWKINEEAFIRDNFTYISNLKLRASYGKLGSTSNIPQYTYQSSYGGTGGTNSQGLPDGSRSKGYALTAQLANQNIKWESVLQTDLGLDIGLLKNALNITIDWYSRQTQGMIYQVPVALSAGFGSTSVFTNIGQMSNKGLELAVDYRGRKGAFTYAIGANASFNKNLVKQLDGNNNNPISDGAAGNDLDGNAGRTQVGHPMSQFFGYQVDGLFQSDAEVASLNEKAQQQAGSTSVFFQNSGTAAGDLKFRDTNGDGRITTADKVFIGNPWPKLTYGLTLNLGWKGLELTALFQGIKNVDVYNGNKYYTEYLYGDYNTTKDIFNASFFNGNGLTSSPRVGVMNASGTFARDPNSNYGRISDYFVEDGSFLKLRNIQIGYTIPNKITSALKISDLKVYVQGQNLLTFTKYSGLDPEVLGRNGTTARGIDTIFSYPRNMLLSMGLNLSF
- a CDS encoding TonB-dependent receptor plug domain-containing protein, translated to MKKLLPLLLFAACPTAFAQSQQADSTQVLSARTFQLGEVTISGISGKDSSSILSYQRIEKFNRNDLSNALNILPGVSIANVGPRSESVVYVRGFDLRQVPVFIDGVPVYVPYDGYVDMGRFTTFDLAEINVSKGFASILYGANTMGGAINLVSRKPVNKFEINGRAGIYSGDGYRWNVNAGSRFGKFFYQAGASQLKQKSFPLSADFRPRKYQQTEDRENAYRDDLKFSAKAGFTPNATDEYVIGYVNQKGEKGNPPYVGDDSKITTRFWKWPKWNKQSLYFISNTALGERNKVKTRLYYDTFVNQLFSYDDTTYTKQTKGYAFRSFYDDYTLGGNAEYESKALTNNIFRVNVQYKRDIHREHDLGEPVQSYVDNTLSLGLENTYQITPSLAVIPGVSYNMRNSEKAQEYNATTKEISNFADSKNNAVNVQAGIFWDISTSHSLRGSVARKTRFATIKDRYSYRMGQAIPNPDLGAEVAVNYDLNYTGKLAGKANIQASVFKSDINDIIQQVDNVQPGRFQLQNAGKAHFYGAEAGLDYQITEGLKIGSNYSYIKRKNKTNPAILFTNVPEHKIFAFADYSFLKRASIMASLEHNSDRYSTSYGTKAKAYTLVNAKASVKIYKFISAEAGLNNIFDTNYTLVEGFPEAGRNFFINLVFNHF
- a CDS encoding cytochrome-c peroxidase, giving the protein MKKGFRTLFRKHSGWLAGSLSASFFLFCSLTQPFEEKQAEPYPLQYPANFGSRFTIPAGNPLTREGVYLGRLLFYEKKLSAGNKLSCESCHLQKLAFTDGKAFSTGIDNTLTARSAMSLANLLWVRNFFWDGRSPGLEEQAAIPLTDVHEMGQPLSESVRKLSTTAPYPALFNSAFGTGIITEDRILKALAQFERTLISAGSDYDKYLEGTYTPTAQQLRGLQLFENGPDPSRNVRGANCGHCHGGPKTFKELFHNNGLDSLPRDIGREKFTGQPADRARFRVPTLRNIMLTAPYMHDGRFTTIEQVLDHYSEHVQQSATLSSFLQDISNDAGGKTLALAQNEKKDIIAFLSMLTDSAFITNPAFSNPHPILKPQ
- a CDS encoding FecR family protein, whose amino-acid sequence is MQSQRLDDLFFRYCEKNITQEEQEELMSLLLLEENREQLNGLIDQLIRSDQSEYRLSQETADDILTSIFSATAKSAGDRFPDKLNDGDEILPAKSRPLWIVKLAAASVALLLVYGGYRWLGHKEQKVAPVVALKSVYGEDVAAGGNRASLILATGETLDLTTVTNGSLHGQPGVKVDRSRGEISYNALSGNQQAVSYNILKTPLGGQYKVVLPDGSRAWLNAGSSLRYPTVFSGSGRDVEMTGEVYFEIEPNKKMPFHVQVIDRNVKGKCMKITVLGTHFNISSYGDEPAMHATLLEGSVKVEKGNVTKILSPGQQASVSGGQAERSIAVKMVDTESVVAWKDGRFEFNGNIREIMRQISRWYDLDVHYEGNVERKAFAGTISRKNNVSEVLKMLELTGGIQFRIEDRKITVKNTD
- a CDS encoding RNA polymerase sigma factor; protein product: MKIDTLHNETELLTLSASGCEKSFAALFHCYRDKIYSVALRLTGSVFLAEEVVQDIFLKLWVKKENLSGIHEFEDYLFIMTRNHVFSALKRMARQQQLVDDLQLEMPSAENTTYNSILNQEMEQILQQAVELLPAQQKQIYLLSKEEELKRDEIAKMLRISSETVKTHLARALRHIRAYSKLRLDNPISWLLFFLIN